The Oryza glaberrima chromosome 9, OglaRS2, whole genome shotgun sequence genome includes a window with the following:
- the LOC127783903 gene encoding uncharacterized protein LOC127783903 isoform X1 translates to MTSSGKRADGFLRRFRRRRLLAFLRREHLYATLDALGGETRLFLNARTLQTMLADCRWEEARRYVGRFLPRRQIGVEARAVLRLIAYLSAVDDVAQGRRPGSEFAGDHLEREFEADATSSNTMVCADFVRKISRKRSSFPGRWDSVEWQFLRIQAALIVKELVINTPEFSHLLQLPRYPVNLECMMPVWFGCRRKHQRKIIGRMPASLLAHCFLPKERCPSPKKQGIPGAPVVPCIGRNCGLLSANAVTEHLSQEDCHSESVASTEHSPTTRELCPRRRKKTTVVPDGE, encoded by the exons ATGACGAGCTCCGGCAAGCGAGCCGACGGATTCCTGAGGCGgttccggcgccggcgactcctcgccttcctccggCGCGAGCACCTCTACGCCACCTTGGACGC GCTGGGCGGCGAGACGCGGCTGTTCCTCAACGCGCGGACCCTGCAGACCATGCTGGCGGACTGCCGgtgggaggaggcgcggcggtaCGTCGGCCGCTTCCTGCCGCGCCGCCAGATAGGGGTGGAGGCGCGCGCCGTCCTCAGACTCATCGCCTACCTCAgcgccgtcgacgacgtcgcCCAGGGCAGACGTCCGGGGAGCGAATTCGCCGGCGACCATCTCGAGAGGGAGTTCGAAGCTGACGCTACTTCCTCCAATACCATGGTCTGCGCCGATTTCGTCCGGAAAATCTCCCGCAAGCGCTCCTCTTTCCCAGGAAGATG GGATTCCGTTGAATGGCAATTCCTTAGGATCCAGGCAGCATTGATCGTCAAGGAATTGGTCATCAACACTCCGGAGTTCAGTCATCTGTTGCAGTTGCCACGGTACCCAGTCAATCTGGAATGCATGATGCCCGTCTGGTTTGG GTGTCGCCGGAAGCATCAGAGAAAGATCATAGGTCGGATGCCGGCATCTCTTCTAGCCCACTGTTTTCTTCCAAAGGAGAG GTGTCCTTCACCAAAGAAACAAG GTATTCCAGGTGCCCCAGTTGTGCCATGTATAGGTAGAAATTGTGGTCTATTATCTGCTAATGCAG TTACAGAGCATTTGAGTCAGGAAGATTGTCACTCTGAAAGTGTTGCTAGTACGGAGCATTCACCTACAACTAGGGAATTATGTCCA CGACGCAGGAAGAAAACGACTGTCGTGCCGGACGGTGAATAG
- the LOC127783774 gene encoding uncharacterized protein LOC127783774, with product MAANNGDNDDIWRQRFEEVLACLDAAIVGDRPPRYHKLDFPKFDGHGDPLPFLNRCEQFFRGQRTPEDDKVWLASYHLLDGAQQWYTRLEQDHGAPSWRRFSDLLNLSYGPPLRSAPLGELAACRRTTTVDDYSERFLDLLARAGYLSEDPQVQLYTVGLQEPLSLDVQMQNPTTLKVAMSLARSYERCAISVHHDRLRAAASFPYHK from the coding sequence ATGGCTGCCAACAATGGCGACAACGACGACATCTGGCGCCAGCGTTTTGAGGAAGTCTTGGCATGCCTCGACGCCGCCATAGTAGGCGATCGGCCGCCCCGCTACCACAAGCTGGACTTCCCCAAGTTCGACGGCCACGGCGATCCACTCCCGTTCCTTAATCGTTGCGAGCAATTCTTCCGGGGTCAACGCACACCAGAAGATGACAAGGTGTGGCTGGCTTCGTACCATCTCCTCGATGGTGCTCAACAGTGGTACACCCGTCTGGAACAAGATCATGGCGCACCCTCTTGGCGTCGTTTCTCCGATCTCCTCAACCTGAGCTATGGACCGCCATTACGGTCGGCACCTCTCGGCGAGCTGGCGGCCTGCCGCCGGACGACGACCGTCGACGACTACTCCGAGCGCTTCCTCGACCTTCTGGCCCGCGCCGGCTATCTCTCCGAGGATCCACAGGTACAGCTGTACACGGTTGGCTTACAAGAACCCCTCAGTTTGGATGTTCAGATGCAGAATCCGACCACACTGAAGGTGGCCATGAGCTTGGCGCGATCATACGAGCGTTGCGCCATCAGCGTCCACCATGACAGGCTGCGGGCCGCGGCATCCTTCCCCTACCACAAGTAG
- the LOC127785133 gene encoding gibberellin-regulated protein 12-like gives MALAGRLLVLFAIALLAISIAEHKALAKGSTSEHDDNVYQVSKGGQGSLKSYQCSPQCAYRCSQTQYKKPCLFFCNKCCNACLCVPSGLYGNKGECPCYNNWKTKRGGPKCP, from the exons ATGGCTTTGGCTGGTAGGCTACTTGTCCTCTTCGCCATTGCTCTCCTTGCCATCTCCATAGCCGAGCACAAG GCGCTAGCCAAGGGATCAACCAGTGAGCATGATGATAACGTTTACCAAGTAAGCAAG GGAGGACAGGGCAGCCTGAAGAGCTATC AGTGCTCGCCGCAGTGCGCGTACCGGTGCAGCCAGACGCAGTACAAGAAGCCGTGCCTCTTCTTCTGCAACAAGTGCTGCAACGCCTGCCTCTGCGTGCCGTCGGGCCTCTACGGCAACAAGGGCGAGTGCCCCTGCTACAACAACTGGAAGACCAAGCGCGGCGGCCCCAAGTGCCCGTGA
- the LOC127783903 gene encoding uncharacterized protein LOC127783903 isoform X2, which translates to MTSSGKRADGFLRRFRRRRLLAFLRREHLYATLDALGGETRLFLNARTLQTMLADCRWEEARRYVGRFLPRRQIGVEARAVLRLIAYLSAVDDVAQGRRPGSEFAGDHLEREFEADATSSNTMVCADFVRKISRKRSSFPGRWDSVEWQFLRIQAALIVKELVINTPEFSHLLQLPRYPVNLECMMPVWFGCRRKHQRKIIGRMPASLLAHCFLPKERCPSPKKQGIPGAPVVPCIGRNCGLLSANAEHLSQEDCHSESVASTEHSPTTRELCPRRRKKTTVVPDGE; encoded by the exons ATGACGAGCTCCGGCAAGCGAGCCGACGGATTCCTGAGGCGgttccggcgccggcgactcctcgccttcctccggCGCGAGCACCTCTACGCCACCTTGGACGC GCTGGGCGGCGAGACGCGGCTGTTCCTCAACGCGCGGACCCTGCAGACCATGCTGGCGGACTGCCGgtgggaggaggcgcggcggtaCGTCGGCCGCTTCCTGCCGCGCCGCCAGATAGGGGTGGAGGCGCGCGCCGTCCTCAGACTCATCGCCTACCTCAgcgccgtcgacgacgtcgcCCAGGGCAGACGTCCGGGGAGCGAATTCGCCGGCGACCATCTCGAGAGGGAGTTCGAAGCTGACGCTACTTCCTCCAATACCATGGTCTGCGCCGATTTCGTCCGGAAAATCTCCCGCAAGCGCTCCTCTTTCCCAGGAAGATG GGATTCCGTTGAATGGCAATTCCTTAGGATCCAGGCAGCATTGATCGTCAAGGAATTGGTCATCAACACTCCGGAGTTCAGTCATCTGTTGCAGTTGCCACGGTACCCAGTCAATCTGGAATGCATGATGCCCGTCTGGTTTGG GTGTCGCCGGAAGCATCAGAGAAAGATCATAGGTCGGATGCCGGCATCTCTTCTAGCCCACTGTTTTCTTCCAAAGGAGAG GTGTCCTTCACCAAAGAAACAAG GTATTCCAGGTGCCCCAGTTGTGCCATGTATAGGTAGAAATTGTGGTCTATTATCTGCTAATGCAG AGCATTTGAGTCAGGAAGATTGTCACTCTGAAAGTGTTGCTAGTACGGAGCATTCACCTACAACTAGGGAATTATGTCCA CGACGCAGGAAGAAAACGACTGTCGTGCCGGACGGTGAATAG